The following coding sequences lie in one Xylocopa sonorina isolate GNS202 chromosome 7, iyXylSono1_principal, whole genome shotgun sequence genomic window:
- the Daao1 gene encoding D-amino acid oxidase 1, translating into MKAVVIGGGIVGLTTALRLKRELRNTDVTVLASNFDDTVSHVAAGLFRIGSSYSGPTEEITREWIRDSYEYYNDIQRTDEGSLAGVTTISGYLFANSSPETVKNHWMQDLVPIYRRATDEEFRLVQDNWKYGSFFTTLLTECRLQLPWARKKLQECGVKLETKNINSLKELVPDWDLIVNCTGLGARTLCGDRHLVSMRGQVLKVKAPWMKMFFYGELDTYVIPGFNSIVTLGGSRNFNSENTKLCPYESAAIRERCENLLPGLKKAKVVREEVGLRPHRENNVRVEVERIVNGLSTAILVHNYGHGGYGVSTAPGTANYAIKLAKEMHKSSIAKL; encoded by the exons ATGAAAGCGGTCGTAATTGGAGGTGGAATTGTTGGTTTAACTACAGCCTTGCGATTAAAGCGTGAATTGCGTAACACCGATGTTACAGTGCTCGCTTCAAATTTTGATGATACCGTCAGCCATGTAGCTGCCGGGCTATTTAGAATTGGTTCGTCATATTCTGGACCAACTGAAGAAATAACGAG AGAATGGATACGAGATTCGTATGAATATTACAATGATATCCAAAGAACAGACGAGGGCTCGCTTGCTGGTGTAACCACAATTTCCGGTTATTTGTTCGCCAATTCATCTCCGGAAACTGTTAAG AATCATTGGATGCAAGATTTAGTGCCAATATATAGAAGAGCCACAGATGAAGAATTTCGATTAGTCCAGGATAATTGGAAATACGGATCATTTTTCACAACTCTTCTCACTGAATGTAGACTACAGCTTCCATGGGCACGGAAAAA GTTACAAGAATGTGGTGTCAAACTGGAGACAAAAAATATTAACTCATTGAAAGAACTTGTACCCGATTGGGACTTAATTGTGAATTGCACAGGTCTCGGGGCACGAACTTTATGCGGTGAcagacatctcgtttctatgcggGGTCAAGTACTCAAG GTAAAGGCGCCGTGGATGAAAATGTTCTTTTATGGTGAATTGGATACTTACGTTATACCCGGCTTCAATAGTATAGTCACTCTGGGTGGTtcgaggaattttaattctgaaAATACAAAACTCTGCCCGTACGAGTCGGCAGCGATTCGTGAAAGATGTGAGAACTTACTTCCGGGCCTTAAGAAAGCTAAAGTTGTAAGGGAAGAGGTTGGTTTGAGACCGCATAGAGAAAACAACGTCAGAGTGGAGGTTGAACGGATCGTGAATGGATTATCCACAGCTATT TTGGTGCATAATTACGGGCACGGAGGTTACGGAGTATCCACTGCGCCTGGTACTGCTAATTATGCTATTAAGTTGGCCAAAGAAATGCATAAATCCTCCATTGCAAAATTGTGA
- the Mof gene encoding LOW QUALITY PROTEIN: males absent on the first (The sequence of the model RefSeq protein was modified relative to this genomic sequence to represent the inferred CDS: inserted 1 base in 1 codon), which yields MAVLVALHQRVQCSSISGYFAAANIVSTSSEXLAWIMAESEQKSKENCIAGPKETMVKQEKRENTLTNGGKGSGDDADSLEEMPLDIGEHYLVRRSDDSWHPAEIIQTRYNESESHYEYYVHYEGHNRRLDEWVPRDRIMSSRFDMSDRSWKSGDRNSGTDLLADSSDRKITRNQKRRHDEINHIQKTYAEMDPTTAALEKEHEAITKVKYIDKIQIGKYEIDTWYFSPYPEEYGKQPKLWICEYCLKYMRLEKTYRYHMSECTHRQPVGKEIYRKGTLSIWEVDGREHKIYCQNLCLLAKLFLDHKTLYFDVEPFLFYILCEVDKHGAHLVGYFSKEKESPDGNNVACILTLPPFQRQGYGKLLIAFSYELSRIEQTVGSPEKPLSDLGKLSYRSYWSWILLEILRDFRGTLSIKDLSQMTSISQTDIISTLQSMNMVKYWKGQHVICVTPKLVEEHIKSSQYKRPRLTVDSSALRWGAPPRKNVKPGKK from the exons ATGGCCGTATTGGTCGCGTTGCATCAGCGAGTGCAATGTTCATCTATTTCGGGTTATTTCGCAGCGGCGAATATCGTTTCGACGAGCAGTG TTTTAGCCTGGATAATGGCCGAGTCGGAGCAGAAGAGCAAAGAGAATTGTATCGCAGGCCCGAAGGAAACCATGGTTAAACAAGAGAAGCGTGAGAACACGTTGACGAATGGCGGGAAGGGATCGGGCGATGACGCGGACAGCCTCGAGGAAATGCCCCTCGATATAGGCGAGCACTACCTCGTACGGAGATCCGACGACTCCTGGC ACCCTGCAGAGATCATTCAAACCCGGTACAATGAAAGTGAAAGTCATTACGAGTATTATGTGCATTACGAAGGACATAATAGAAGATTGGATGAATGGGTGCCAAGAGACAGAATTATGTCCAGCAGATTCGATATGAGCGATAGGAGTTGGAAGAGCGGAGACAGAAATTCTGGCACCGACTTGTTGGCTGATTCTTCGGATCGTAAAATTACAAGAAATCAGAAGAGGAGGCATGATGAAATTAATCACATTCAAAAG ACATACGCTGAAATGGATCCCACGACTGCTGCTTTAGAGAAAGAGCATGAAGCAATAACAAAAGTCAAATATATCGATAAAATTCAAATCG GAAAGTATGAAATCGATACTTGGTACTTTAGTCCATACCCAGAGGAATATGGTAAACAGCCAAAACTGTGGATCTGTGAATATTGTCTCAAATATATGCGGCTTGAAAAAACATATAGGTATCACATG AGTGAATGCACACACAGACAACCAGTTGGCAAAGAAATATATCGCAAAGGAACGTTAAGTATTTGGGAAGTGGATGGTAGGGAGCATAAAATTTATTGTCAGAATTTGTGCCTACTCGCGAAACTATTCTTGGATCACAAAACACTTTACTTCGATGTAGAACCattccttttttatatactctgcGAGGTAGATAAACATGGGGCTCATTTAGTTGGTTACTTTTCAAAG GAAAAAGAATCACCCGATGGCAACAATGTTGCCTGCATTCTAACTTTGCCACCGTTTCAAAGGCAAGGATATGGAAAACTTTTAATCGCCTTCAGCTATGAGCTAAGCAGAATAGAACAAACCGTTGGCAGTCCCGAGAAACCATTGAGTGACTTGGGAAAATTATCGTACAGAAGTTATTGGAGTTGGATCCTCTTAGAAATTCTGAGAGATTTCCGTGGTACTCTTAGTATAAAAGATCTGAG TCAAATGACAAGCATCTCGCAGACAGATATCATATCGACTCTGCAAAGTATGAACATGGTTAAATACTGGAAAGGACAACACGTGATCTGCGTAACACCGAAATTAGTCGAGGAACATATCAAAAGTAGTCAGTACAAGAGACCACGGCTGACGGTAGACAGTAGCGCACTCAGATGGGGAGCTCCACCTCGAAAGAACGTGAAACCTGGGAAAAAGTAG
- the Mppe gene encoding metallophosphoesterase isoform X1, translating to MLRRNRCKNRVIAIGLLVLAAVIYNEFSVYDIQKLKWSRRECSECVKVLLVADPQILGDQHENYFGSWIAQWDSDMYLKKTFSRALDHSNPHVVVFLGDLMDEGHIASVEKFNLYKRRFDVIFEMPDHIMKIYLPGDNDIGGEEDVVSSNIHSRFNFAFSQPDTLVYKTVTFFKVNRLTHTMPEAPKYAFLNDYAERNTTNVLLSHMPLLFMPGTFVQNVLKELSPQIIFTAHEHKAMHISLDTTIDQLSEIWVLNTHEAPLYQLRMDVGDIHEVQIPTCSYRMGTPHQGYGLAYIDTQEKVVEFTILWLPGRFPQLWIYVFVGIFILAFSVCTYISSYCVKGHAAYSRMSSI from the exons ATGTTACGGCGAAACAG ATGCAAGAATAGAGTGATTGCGATCGGACTTCTGGTACTGGCTGCTGTAATTTACAATGAATTTTCAGTCTACGATATACAGAAGTTGAAATGGTCCAGACGAGAATGTTCAGAGTGCGTCAAAGTGCTGCTTGTCGCAGATCCACAGATATTAGGTGACCAGCATGAAAATTATTTCGGCTCGTGGATAGCGCAATGGGACAGTGACAT GTATTTGAAGAAAACGTTCTCAAGAGCCTTAGACCACTCGAATCCTCACGTCGTTGTGTTCTTGGGGGATCTTATGGATGAGGGTCATATTGCTAGTGTAGAAAAATTTAATTTGTATAAAAGGAGATTTGATGTTATCTTTGAAATGCCTGATCATATAATG AAAATTTATCTACCGGGTGATAATGATATTGGCGGTGAAGAAGATGTTGTTTCATCTAACATTCACAGCAGATTTAATTTTGCATTTAGTCAACCAGATACTTTAGTTTATAAAACAGTAACATTTTTTAAG GTAAACAGATTGACTCATACAATGCCAGAAGCTCCGAAATATGCTTTCCTAAATGATTATGCTGAAAGAAACACAACAAATGTACTACTTAGTCATATGCCATTGTTATTCATGCCTGGTACCTTTGTCCAGAAT GTGCTGAAAGAATTGTCTCCTCAAATTATTTTTACCGCACACGAGCATAAGGCGATGCATATCAGTTTAGATACAACGATAGACCAATTAAGCGAAATTTGGGTTTTGAATACTCATGAAGCACCGTTGTATCAATTAAGAATGGACGTAGGTGATATTCACGAAGTGCAAATACCCACTTGTTCGTACAGAATGGGTACCCCTCATCAGGGTTATGGACTTGCTTATATCG ATACGCAAGAGAAGGTGGTAGAATTTACGATTTTATGGCTACCAGGAAGGTTTCCTCAATTGTGGATTTACGTTTTCGTTGGGATATTCATTTTAGCCTTCAGTGTTTGTACGTATATTTCCAGTTATTGCGTAAAGGGCCATGCAGCTTATAGTCGCATGTCTTCGATATAA
- the Mppe gene encoding metallophosphoesterase isoform X2 gives MLRRNRCKNRVIAIGLLVLAAVIYNEFSVYDIQKLKWSRRECSECVKVLLVADPQILGDQHENYFGSWIAQWDSDMYLKKTFSRALDHSNPHVVVFLGDLMDEGHIASVEKFNLYKRRFDVIFEMPDHIMKIYLPGDNDIGGEEDVVSSNIHSRFNFAFSQPDTLVYKTVTFFKVNRLTHTMPEAPKYAFLNDYAERNTTNVLLSHMPLLFMPGTFVQNVLKELSPQIIFTAHEHKAMHISLDTTIDQLSEIWVLNTHEAPLYQLRMDVGDIHEVQIPTCSYRMGTPHQGYGLAYIDTQEKVVEFTILWLPGRFPQLWIYVFVGIFILAFSV, from the exons ATGTTACGGCGAAACAG ATGCAAGAATAGAGTGATTGCGATCGGACTTCTGGTACTGGCTGCTGTAATTTACAATGAATTTTCAGTCTACGATATACAGAAGTTGAAATGGTCCAGACGAGAATGTTCAGAGTGCGTCAAAGTGCTGCTTGTCGCAGATCCACAGATATTAGGTGACCAGCATGAAAATTATTTCGGCTCGTGGATAGCGCAATGGGACAGTGACAT GTATTTGAAGAAAACGTTCTCAAGAGCCTTAGACCACTCGAATCCTCACGTCGTTGTGTTCTTGGGGGATCTTATGGATGAGGGTCATATTGCTAGTGTAGAAAAATTTAATTTGTATAAAAGGAGATTTGATGTTATCTTTGAAATGCCTGATCATATAATG AAAATTTATCTACCGGGTGATAATGATATTGGCGGTGAAGAAGATGTTGTTTCATCTAACATTCACAGCAGATTTAATTTTGCATTTAGTCAACCAGATACTTTAGTTTATAAAACAGTAACATTTTTTAAG GTAAACAGATTGACTCATACAATGCCAGAAGCTCCGAAATATGCTTTCCTAAATGATTATGCTGAAAGAAACACAACAAATGTACTACTTAGTCATATGCCATTGTTATTCATGCCTGGTACCTTTGTCCAGAAT GTGCTGAAAGAATTGTCTCCTCAAATTATTTTTACCGCACACGAGCATAAGGCGATGCATATCAGTTTAGATACAACGATAGACCAATTAAGCGAAATTTGGGTTTTGAATACTCATGAAGCACCGTTGTATCAATTAAGAATGGACGTAGGTGATATTCACGAAGTGCAAATACCCACTTGTTCGTACAGAATGGGTACCCCTCATCAGGGTTATGGACTTGCTTATATCG ATACGCAAGAGAAGGTGGTAGAATTTACGATTTTATGGCTACCAGGAAGGTTTCCTCAATTGTGGATTTACGTTTTCGTTGGGATATTCATTTTAGCCTTCAGTGTTT AA
- the LOC143425017 gene encoding DNA polymerase beta has product MGKRKANDNIGNPNQDLCDFLLELANYERNVSKNIYKYNAYRKAAGTLSGLPDRVKSGQEAKKLPGIGEKIAKKIDEFLNTGKLQKLEDINKDDTNNAINLLTRVSGIGPAKAKELVDAGIKTLNDLKKHRDKLNHHQKIGLKYFDDFEKRIPRKEIEQIEKIMKDAIAELSKEYIVTICGSYRRGKEDSGDIDVLLTHPTYTSKEKESKKKISALKDAVECLEKKKLIVDTISLGSTKFMGVCRVPSNKEKPFRRLDIRLAPFDQYYCAVLYFTGSDLFNKNMRAHALEMKYTLNEYTLKRLTSEGTPGEAEKITSEKDIFRILKLPYKEPKDRNL; this is encoded by the exons ATGGGGAAACGTAAAGCCAACGACAACATCGGGAATCCGAATCAAGATTTGTGCGACTTTCTGCTAG AGTTGGCCAATTACGAGCGAAACGTCAGTAAAAATATTTACAAGTACAATGCTTATCGCAAAGCCGCGGGTACTTTGAGTGGCTTACCAGATAGGGTGAAGAGTGGTCAGGAAGCGAAAAAGTTACCAgggattggagaaaaaattgCTAAAAAGATCGACGAATTTCTTAATACTGGAAAGCTACAGAAATTGGAGGAT ATTAACAAAGACGATACCAATAATGCAATTAATTTATTGACTCGAGTGTCTGGTATCGGGCCTGCAAAAGCGAAGGAATTAGTGGATGCTGGAATTAAAACCTTAAATGATTTAAAGAAGCATCGGGACAAACTTAATCACCATCAGAAAATTGGTTTGAA ATATTTTGATGATTTTGAGAAGAGGATTCCTAGAAAAGAGATTGAGCAAATTGAAAAAATTATGAAAGACGCTATCGCGGAACTGAGTAAGGAATATATTGTAACCATTTGTGGGAGCTACAGACGTGGAAAGGAGGATAGCGGAGACATTGACGTTCTATTAACACATCCCACATATACGTCCAAAGAAAAGGAATCAAAGAAAAAGATTTCAGCCTTGAAGGATGCTGTGGAATGTCttgaaaagaaaaaattgaTCGTAGATACAATATCTCTCGGATCAACAAAATTTATG GGTGTCTGTCGTGTTCCAAGCAATAAAGAAAAACCATTTAGAAGACTTGATATTAGACTTGCACCGTTTGATCAGTATTATTGCGCTGTACTTTACTTCACTGGAAGTGACCTTTTTAATAAGAATATGCGagcgcatgctttagaaatgaagtatactttaaatgaatataCGTTGAAACGTCTCACATCTGAAG GAACTCCGGGGGAAGCAGAAAAAATTACCTCTGAAAAAGACATTTTCCGAATTCTAAAGTTACCATACAAAGAGCCTAAGGACCGAAATTTATAA
- the LOC143425212 gene encoding heparan-alpha-glucosaminide N-acetyltransferase isoform X1 encodes MVKAILNPCMIPNATLGIDQACLSILNFCPYSIIFYAIAWEAYSGIGIPMATLQSGLNTSFLISTKHPLHIYYQTIEPNQNYDNCHTTYTFKEHGSYRWNLSYGGSCNKIEILRNPTESYLPIFAAFMVYILLAILWVTSKVIIRVIRGKLSPDNVQDDLDRLQDTESVTHPVIRTTKSSTRIRSVDTFRGISILLMIFVNNGGGKYVFFNHSAWFGLTVADLILPWFAWIMGLTITISKRAELRVTTSRIKITLRSLRRSAILILLGLMLNSMYSKSLNDLRFPGVLQLLAVSYFVCATLETIFMKPHSQDTLLQFGRFAMFRDILDSWPQWLIMACIVAMHTFITFLLPVPNCPKTGYFGPGGKYEHYGKYENCTAGAAGYIDRVIFGNHTYSRTTDTIYGPLIRYDPEGLMNTIAAIFIVFLGVHAGKILLLYYQYNSRVIRWFLWAILTGIIAGILCKFGDEEQLIPISKRMMTLSYVLTCSSFAFLLFTLLYVLIDYKQVWSGAPFIYAGTNPIFLYVGHILTRNLFPWAWKIAQPTHASALAINLWTTTLWAIIAYLLYRKDIIITI; translated from the exons ATGGTAAAAGCAATTCTGAATCCTTGTATGATTCCAAATGCTACCCTTGGAATAGATCAAGCGTGTCTCAGTATTTTGAATTTCTGCCCATACTCTATCATCTTTTATGCAATAGCATGGGAAGCTTATTCG GGTATTGGTATCCCTATGGCTACTTTACAGTCAGGGTTAAATACAAGTTTCTTAATAAGCACAAAACACCCATTGCACATATATTACCAAACTATTGAACCTAATCAAAACTATGACAATTGTCA TACCACCTACACGTTCAAAGAACATGGTAGTTATAGATGGAATCTATCATATGGTGGTAGCTgtaataaaattgaaatattacgTAATCCAACAGAGAGTTATCTTC CAATCTTTGCTGCATTTATGGTATATATTCTACTAGCAATTTTATGGGTAACATCCAAAGTTATTATACGAGTAATAAGAGGAAAATTGTCACCGGATAATGTACAAGAT GATTTAGACAGACTTCAAGATACAGAAAGTGTGACGCATCCAGTAATCAGAACTACGAAATCCAGTACGAGAATACGATCGGTGGATACATTCAGAGG GATCTCTATATTGTTGATGATATTTGTCAACAATGGAGGCGGAAAATATGTCTTTTTTAATCATAGTGCATGGTTTGGACTTACTGTAGCAGATTTGATACTTCCTTG GTTCGCGTGGATTATGGGCTTGACAATAACAATCTCAAAACGGGCAGAACTTCGCGTAACAACTTCACGTATAAAGATAACTTTGCGAAGCCTTCGACGATCAGCAATACTGATACTTCTTGGATTGATGTTGAATTCGATGTACAGTAAAAGTTTAAATGATCTTCGTTTCCCTGGTGTCCTTCAATTGTTGGCTGTGTCGTATTTTGTATGCGCAACATTGGAAACAATTTTCATGAAACCTCACTCTCAG GATACCTTACTCCAGTTCGGTCGTTTTGCTATGTTCCGGGATATTTTGGATAGCTGGCCACAGTGGTTGATCATGGCATGCATCGTCGCTATGCACACTTTTATTACCTTCCTTCTACCTGTACCAAATTGCCCGAAAACTGGTTACTTTGGACCCGGCGGGAAATACGAACACTATGGAAAGTATGAAAACTGTACCGCTGGTGCAGCTGGTTACATAGACAGGGTGATCTTTGGAAATCATACATACTCTAGAACGACAGATACTATTTATGGTCCCCTCATTCGTTATGATCCCGAAG GTCTAATGAACACTATAGCGGCAATATTTATTGTTTTCTTGGGCGTTCACGCTGGTAAGATTCTTCTGCTGTACTATCAGTATAATTCTAGAGTGATCAGATGGTTTTTATGGGCAATACTAACG GGTATCATTGCTGGAATTTTATGCAAATTCGGTGACGAGGAACAACTGATTCCAATTAGCAAAAGGATGATGACATTATCATACGTGTTAACTTGTTCCAGTTTTGCTTTCTTGTTGTTTACGCTTCTGTACGTTCTTATCGATTATAAGCAAGTTTGGAGTGGAGCTCCATTTATTTATGCTG GAACAAACCCAATTTTCCTTTACGTGGGTCATATTCTGACAAGAAACCTGTTTCCGTGGGCATGGAAAATCGCACAACCTACGCACGCGTCTGCTCTTGCTATTAATTTATGGACGACAACTTTATGGGCAATAATCGCGTACCTTCTCTACCGAAAAGATATTATCATAACTATTTAA
- the LOC143425212 gene encoding heparan-alpha-glucosaminide N-acetyltransferase isoform X2, translating into MVKAILNPCMIPNATLGIDQACLSILNFCPYSIIFYAIAWEAYSGIGIPMATLQSGLNTSFLISTKHPLHIYYQTIEPNQNYDNCHTTYTFKEHGSYRWNLSYGGSCNKIEILRNPTESYLPIFAAFMVYILLAILWVTSKVIIRVIRGKLSPDNVQDDLDRLQDTESVTHPVIRTTKSSTRIRSVDTFRGISILLMIFVNNGGGKYVFFNHSAWFGLTVADLILPWFAWIMGLTITISKRAELRVTTSRIKITLRSLRRSAILILLGLMLNSMYSKSLNDLRFPGVLQLLAVSYFVCATLETIFMKPHSQFGRFAMFRDILDSWPQWLIMACIVAMHTFITFLLPVPNCPKTGYFGPGGKYEHYGKYENCTAGAAGYIDRVIFGNHTYSRTTDTIYGPLIRYDPEGLMNTIAAIFIVFLGVHAGKILLLYYQYNSRVIRWFLWAILTGIIAGILCKFGDEEQLIPISKRMMTLSYVLTCSSFAFLLFTLLYVLIDYKQVWSGAPFIYAGTNPIFLYVGHILTRNLFPWAWKIAQPTHASALAINLWTTTLWAIIAYLLYRKDIIITI; encoded by the exons ATGGTAAAAGCAATTCTGAATCCTTGTATGATTCCAAATGCTACCCTTGGAATAGATCAAGCGTGTCTCAGTATTTTGAATTTCTGCCCATACTCTATCATCTTTTATGCAATAGCATGGGAAGCTTATTCG GGTATTGGTATCCCTATGGCTACTTTACAGTCAGGGTTAAATACAAGTTTCTTAATAAGCACAAAACACCCATTGCACATATATTACCAAACTATTGAACCTAATCAAAACTATGACAATTGTCA TACCACCTACACGTTCAAAGAACATGGTAGTTATAGATGGAATCTATCATATGGTGGTAGCTgtaataaaattgaaatattacgTAATCCAACAGAGAGTTATCTTC CAATCTTTGCTGCATTTATGGTATATATTCTACTAGCAATTTTATGGGTAACATCCAAAGTTATTATACGAGTAATAAGAGGAAAATTGTCACCGGATAATGTACAAGAT GATTTAGACAGACTTCAAGATACAGAAAGTGTGACGCATCCAGTAATCAGAACTACGAAATCCAGTACGAGAATACGATCGGTGGATACATTCAGAGG GATCTCTATATTGTTGATGATATTTGTCAACAATGGAGGCGGAAAATATGTCTTTTTTAATCATAGTGCATGGTTTGGACTTACTGTAGCAGATTTGATACTTCCTTG GTTCGCGTGGATTATGGGCTTGACAATAACAATCTCAAAACGGGCAGAACTTCGCGTAACAACTTCACGTATAAAGATAACTTTGCGAAGCCTTCGACGATCAGCAATACTGATACTTCTTGGATTGATGTTGAATTCGATGTACAGTAAAAGTTTAAATGATCTTCGTTTCCCTGGTGTCCTTCAATTGTTGGCTGTGTCGTATTTTGTATGCGCAACATTGGAAACAATTTTCATGAAACCTCACTCTCAG TTCGGTCGTTTTGCTATGTTCCGGGATATTTTGGATAGCTGGCCACAGTGGTTGATCATGGCATGCATCGTCGCTATGCACACTTTTATTACCTTCCTTCTACCTGTACCAAATTGCCCGAAAACTGGTTACTTTGGACCCGGCGGGAAATACGAACACTATGGAAAGTATGAAAACTGTACCGCTGGTGCAGCTGGTTACATAGACAGGGTGATCTTTGGAAATCATACATACTCTAGAACGACAGATACTATTTATGGTCCCCTCATTCGTTATGATCCCGAAG GTCTAATGAACACTATAGCGGCAATATTTATTGTTTTCTTGGGCGTTCACGCTGGTAAGATTCTTCTGCTGTACTATCAGTATAATTCTAGAGTGATCAGATGGTTTTTATGGGCAATACTAACG GGTATCATTGCTGGAATTTTATGCAAATTCGGTGACGAGGAACAACTGATTCCAATTAGCAAAAGGATGATGACATTATCATACGTGTTAACTTGTTCCAGTTTTGCTTTCTTGTTGTTTACGCTTCTGTACGTTCTTATCGATTATAAGCAAGTTTGGAGTGGAGCTCCATTTATTTATGCTG GAACAAACCCAATTTTCCTTTACGTGGGTCATATTCTGACAAGAAACCTGTTTCCGTGGGCATGGAAAATCGCACAACCTACGCACGCGTCTGCTCTTGCTATTAATTTATGGACGACAACTTTATGGGCAATAATCGCGTACCTTCTCTACCGAAAAGATATTATCATAACTATTTAA
- the LOC143425708 gene encoding uncharacterized protein LOC143425708: MLLFLLYLISISRVTIVYISNNLINKVKTRKGQSQAIESKSDDKVDEKAEQDNVPEVHSNHASTVDPKHVARPQMAKFEKLNAILGDGPSSPKVRRKDSIRKKVDLIKLIHVAKLLKLPVVLSIAGSSDILLVLSTATVSH, encoded by the exons ATGTTGCTCTTTTTGCTGTATTTGATAAGCATCAGTCGCGTCACGATCGTTTATATTTCGAATAATCTGATCAACAAGGTGAAAACACGTAAAGGACAGTCGCAGGCAATCGAGTCGAAATCGGACGATAAAGTCGACGAGAAG GCAGAACAGGATAACGTGCCGGAGGTTCATTCCAACCATGCATCGACGGTTGATCCAAAACACGTGGCGCGGCCACAAATGGCCAAATTCGAGAAGCTCAATGCGATTTTGGGTGACGGCCCGTCATCTCCAAAAGTCAGAAGGAAGGACTCAATACGAAAAAAGGTGGAT CTTATTAAACTTATACACGTAGCGAAGCTGTTAAAGTTACCAGTGGTTTTATCTATTGCCGGGTCGTCTGACATATTATTGGTCCTATCTACTGCCACCGTTTCTCACTAA